The proteins below are encoded in one region of Telopea speciosissima isolate NSW1024214 ecotype Mountain lineage chromosome 10, Tspe_v1, whole genome shotgun sequence:
- the LOC122643888 gene encoding uncharacterized protein LOC122643888 isoform X3 produces MGTNGNGQCSFPLTSLQIGDLQSYLSHLSLFLPPETKKIYILVDNQPWKNLDSRVAHLWQLMVTKSRLSPFANTRVRRERKDLGKTVDLKNGSSSYSSKANKFERWFQLIEAATLSQKNSLLPVKKLKNSLLSSHDLCRTLHGFIVFEVAWADVRGINYLNELQTDTSMAIEAKLMKRWEFDSIQKATASVSAWFSGTQSEQNLLKEYLSSIIGEVFYDTQEYLSMIDPTDGGDNICIDIGCGEDECPGDLGGNFNVYPANSEYRMLTYDTAPPPTGLYKRRKITNYNSACGDVDAFSEKTHSEIGSTPKHKGTSISASSDSEIAVEATQYRNVLILFKFNDPYLPFILRPIIMSDLRLLTLVESRLPSWVIFLQSYPVFCHLYRPWMCPLARALYVLISIVTVLIGFYDLYKNVPLLKATASRLCGPLVDWMETWEMISRIKYLGTMLFLHNFEKAIKWFLMITRAIRSFLSVLTQPMAGPLVDLFGFLLPIWNLCLQVVGSFCSVMWVSIRSSCSLVVDLVEILFFPVQSILSFIWIIGSSILYPIFWVISEVLYTPIRLVLSIGSSVSFVYSAVYDFVEDICLSISSIFQFASASEATMSTYEVSMWRSLWNDLFSQVFRALRSIVNGFVAFFATCNRHRLSIYNHMLEFHRQLSCLSHRSRTQDSSHCRQKFGAQDLPCQTLPADNRKSTDETTAEGHTGQ; encoded by the exons ATGGGGACAAACGGAAACGGCCAATGTTCCTTCCCTCTAACAAGTTTACAAATTGG GGACTTACAGTCCTATCTTTCACATCTTAGCCTTTTTCTTCCCCCTGAGACAAAAAAAATCTACATATTGGTGGACAACCAACCATGGAAAAACTTGGATTCACGGGTTGCACACCTGTGGCAATTGATGGTTACCAAG TCCAGATTGTCCCCATTTGCAAACACTAGAGTGCGACGAGAGAGAAAGGATCTTGGAAAGACGGTTGATTTGAAGAATGGTTCCAGTTCCTACTCGAGTAAAGCAAATAAATTTGAGAGATGGTTCCAATTGATCGAGGCAGCAACATTGTCACAGAAGAACTCTTTGCTGCCTGTGAAAAAACTGAAGAATTCTTTGCTCTCAAGCCATGACTTGTGTCGGACCCTGCATGGATTTATTGTATTTGAGGTTGCATGGGCTGATGTCCGTGGTATTAACTATTTGAATGAGCTTCAG ACAGATACATCAATGGCAATAGAGGCTAAATTGATGAAACGGTGGGAGTTTGATAGTATACAAAAAGCTACAGCATCAGTTTCTGCGTGGTTCTCTGGGACACAATCTGAACAGAACCTCTTGAAGGAATATCTCAGTTCCATCATTG GAGAGGTGTTTTATGATACTCAAGAATATTTATCAATGATCGACCCTACTGATGGTGGTGACAATATTTGTATTGACATTGGGTGCGGTGAAGACGAATGCCCTGGTGACCTTGGTGGCAATTTTAACGTATACCCTGCAAATTCTGAATACAGAATGCTCACATATGACACAGCTCCGCCACCTACTGGCCTatacaagagaagaaaaataacaaactaCAATAGTGCTTGTGGGGACGTTGATGCATTTTCTGAGAAAACTCACTCTGAAATTGGTAGCACACCAAAACATAAGGGTACTTCAATTTCTGCCAGTAGTGATAGTGAAATTGCAGTTGAAGCTACCCAGTACAGGAATGTCTTGATTTTGTTCAAGTTCAATGACCCTTATCTTCCATTTATATTGAGGCCCATCATAATGTCTGATCTGCGATTACTTACGTTGGTGGAGTCGAGGCTTCCCTCTTGGGTTATTTTTCTTCAGTCATATCCAGTATTTTGCCATCTCTATCGTCCATGGATGTGTCCTCTAGCAAGAGCTCTGTATGTGCTGATTTCAATTGTCACAGTGCTTATAGGGTTTTATGACCTGTATAAAAATGTCCCGCTTCTGAAGGCTACTGCATCACGATTGTGTGGGCCCCTTGTTGACTGGATGGAAACTTGGGAGATGATTTCACGGATTAAGTACTTAGGGACTATGCTATTCCTACATAATTTTGAgaaagctattaaatggtttttaatGATTACTCGGGCTATTAGATCATTTCTTTCAGTTCTGACACAACCAATGGCTGGGCCTCTTGTTGATCTTTTTGGTTTCCTTCTCCCCATCTGGAATCTATGTCTCCAAGTAGTAGGAAGCTTTTGTTCGGTTATGTGGGTTTCAATTAGGTCTTCTTGCAGCTTAGTGGTGGACCTTGTGGAAATCTTATTCTTTCCAGTGCAGTCGATCCTTTCTTTCATATGGATCATAG GCTCCTCCATTCTGTACCCAATATTTTGGGTCATCTCGGAAGTACTTTACACACCTATCCGCCTGGTTCTTTCGATTGGAAGTTCTGTATCTTTTGTCTATTCCGCTGTATATGATTTTGTGGAAGATATTTGTCTGTCCATCAGTAGTATATTTCAGTTTGCATCGGCTTCTGAGGCAACGATGAGCACATATGAAGTTTCCATGTGGCGTTCACTTTGGAATGATCTTTTCTCCCAG GTTTTCCGTGCTCTTCGAAGCATAGTAAATGGCTTTGTTGCCTTCTTTGCAACCTGCAATAGGCACCGCTTAAG TATCTATAACCATATGCTGGAATTTCACCGGCAATTATCTTGCCTATCCCACAGATCAAGGACCCAGGACTCCAGTCATTGTAGACAGAAATTTGGAGCTCAGGATTTG CCATGTCAA ACACTCCCAGCAGACAATAGAAAAAGCACGGATGAGACTACCGCTGAGGGACATACAGGTCAATGA
- the LOC122643888 gene encoding uncharacterized protein LOC122643888 isoform X4 gives MGTNGNGQCSFPLTSLQIGDLQSYLSHLSLFLPPETKKIYILVDNQPWKNLDSRVAHLWQLMVTKSRLSPFANTRVRRERKDLGKTVDLKNGSSSYSSKANKFERWFQLIEAATLSQKNSLLPVKKLKNSLLSSHDLCRTLHGFIVFEVAWADVRGINYLNELQTDTSMAIEAKLMKRWEFDSIQKATASVSAWFSGTQSEQNLLKEYLSSIIGEVFYDTQEYLSMIDPTDGGDNICIDIGCGEDECPGDLGGNFNVYPANSEYRMLTYDTAPPPTGLYKRRKITNYNSACGDVDAFSEKTHSEIGSTPKHKGTSISASSDSEIAVEATQYRNVLILFKFNDPYLPFILRPIIMSDLRLLTLVESRLPSWVIFLQSYPVFCHLYRPWMCPLARALYVLISIVTVLIGFYDLYKNVPLLKATASRLCGPLVDWMETWEMISRIKYLGTMLFLHNFEKAIKWFLMITRAIRSFLSVLTQPMAGPLVDLFGFLLPIWNLCLQVVGSFCSVMWVSIRSSCSLVVDLVEILFFPVQSILSFIWIIGSSILYPIFWVISEVLYTPIRLVLSIGSSVSFVYSAVYDFVEDICLSISSIFQFASASEATMSTYEVSMWRSLWNDLFSQVFRALRSIVNGFVAFFATCNRHRLSIYNHMLEFHRQLSCLSHRSRTQDSSHCRQKFGAQDLVSS, from the exons ATGGGGACAAACGGAAACGGCCAATGTTCCTTCCCTCTAACAAGTTTACAAATTGG GGACTTACAGTCCTATCTTTCACATCTTAGCCTTTTTCTTCCCCCTGAGACAAAAAAAATCTACATATTGGTGGACAACCAACCATGGAAAAACTTGGATTCACGGGTTGCACACCTGTGGCAATTGATGGTTACCAAG TCCAGATTGTCCCCATTTGCAAACACTAGAGTGCGACGAGAGAGAAAGGATCTTGGAAAGACGGTTGATTTGAAGAATGGTTCCAGTTCCTACTCGAGTAAAGCAAATAAATTTGAGAGATGGTTCCAATTGATCGAGGCAGCAACATTGTCACAGAAGAACTCTTTGCTGCCTGTGAAAAAACTGAAGAATTCTTTGCTCTCAAGCCATGACTTGTGTCGGACCCTGCATGGATTTATTGTATTTGAGGTTGCATGGGCTGATGTCCGTGGTATTAACTATTTGAATGAGCTTCAG ACAGATACATCAATGGCAATAGAGGCTAAATTGATGAAACGGTGGGAGTTTGATAGTATACAAAAAGCTACAGCATCAGTTTCTGCGTGGTTCTCTGGGACACAATCTGAACAGAACCTCTTGAAGGAATATCTCAGTTCCATCATTG GAGAGGTGTTTTATGATACTCAAGAATATTTATCAATGATCGACCCTACTGATGGTGGTGACAATATTTGTATTGACATTGGGTGCGGTGAAGACGAATGCCCTGGTGACCTTGGTGGCAATTTTAACGTATACCCTGCAAATTCTGAATACAGAATGCTCACATATGACACAGCTCCGCCACCTACTGGCCTatacaagagaagaaaaataacaaactaCAATAGTGCTTGTGGGGACGTTGATGCATTTTCTGAGAAAACTCACTCTGAAATTGGTAGCACACCAAAACATAAGGGTACTTCAATTTCTGCCAGTAGTGATAGTGAAATTGCAGTTGAAGCTACCCAGTACAGGAATGTCTTGATTTTGTTCAAGTTCAATGACCCTTATCTTCCATTTATATTGAGGCCCATCATAATGTCTGATCTGCGATTACTTACGTTGGTGGAGTCGAGGCTTCCCTCTTGGGTTATTTTTCTTCAGTCATATCCAGTATTTTGCCATCTCTATCGTCCATGGATGTGTCCTCTAGCAAGAGCTCTGTATGTGCTGATTTCAATTGTCACAGTGCTTATAGGGTTTTATGACCTGTATAAAAATGTCCCGCTTCTGAAGGCTACTGCATCACGATTGTGTGGGCCCCTTGTTGACTGGATGGAAACTTGGGAGATGATTTCACGGATTAAGTACTTAGGGACTATGCTATTCCTACATAATTTTGAgaaagctattaaatggtttttaatGATTACTCGGGCTATTAGATCATTTCTTTCAGTTCTGACACAACCAATGGCTGGGCCTCTTGTTGATCTTTTTGGTTTCCTTCTCCCCATCTGGAATCTATGTCTCCAAGTAGTAGGAAGCTTTTGTTCGGTTATGTGGGTTTCAATTAGGTCTTCTTGCAGCTTAGTGGTGGACCTTGTGGAAATCTTATTCTTTCCAGTGCAGTCGATCCTTTCTTTCATATGGATCATAG GCTCCTCCATTCTGTACCCAATATTTTGGGTCATCTCGGAAGTACTTTACACACCTATCCGCCTGGTTCTTTCGATTGGAAGTTCTGTATCTTTTGTCTATTCCGCTGTATATGATTTTGTGGAAGATATTTGTCTGTCCATCAGTAGTATATTTCAGTTTGCATCGGCTTCTGAGGCAACGATGAGCACATATGAAGTTTCCATGTGGCGTTCACTTTGGAATGATCTTTTCTCCCAG GTTTTCCGTGCTCTTCGAAGCATAGTAAATGGCTTTGTTGCCTTCTTTGCAACCTGCAATAGGCACCGCTTAAG TATCTATAACCATATGCTGGAATTTCACCGGCAATTATCTTGCCTATCCCACAGATCAAGGACCCAGGACTCCAGTCATTGTAGACAGAAATTTGGAGCTCAGGATTTGGTAAGTTCTTGA
- the LOC122643888 gene encoding uncharacterized protein LOC122643888 isoform X1 gives MGTNGNGQCSFPLTSLQIGDLQSYLSHLSLFLPPETKKIYILVDNQPWKNLDSRVAHLWQLMVTKSRLSPFANTRVRRERKDLGKTVDLKNGSSSYSSKANKFERWFQLIEAATLSQKNSLLPVKKLKNSLLSSHDLCRTLHGFIVFEVAWADVRGINYLNELQTDTSMAIEAKLMKRWEFDSIQKATASVSAWFSGTQSEQNLLKEYLSSIIGEVFYDTQEYLSMIDPTDGGDNICIDIGCGEDECPGDLGGNFNVYPANSEYRMLTYDTAPPPTGLYKRRKITNYNSACGDVDAFSEKTHSEIGSTPKHKGTSISASSDSEIAVEATQYRNVLILFKFNDPYLPFILRPIIMSDLRLLTLVESRLPSWVIFLQSYPVFCHLYRPWMCPLARALYVLISIVTVLIGFYDLYKNVPLLKATASRLCGPLVDWMETWEMISRIKYLGTMLFLHNFEKAIKWFLMITRAIRSFLSVLTQPMAGPLVDLFGFLLPIWNLCLQVVGSFCSVMWVSIRSSCSLVVDLVEILFFPVQSILSFIWIIGSSILYPIFWVISEVLYTPIRLVLSIGSSVSFVYSAVYDFVEDICLSISSIFQFASASEATMSTYEVSMWRSLWNDLFSQVFRALRSIVNGFVAFFATCNRHRLSIYNHMLEFHRQLSCLSHRSRTQDSSHCRQKFGAQDLLGARNSHVKHSQQTIEKARMRLPLRDIQVNDRY, from the exons ATGGGGACAAACGGAAACGGCCAATGTTCCTTCCCTCTAACAAGTTTACAAATTGG GGACTTACAGTCCTATCTTTCACATCTTAGCCTTTTTCTTCCCCCTGAGACAAAAAAAATCTACATATTGGTGGACAACCAACCATGGAAAAACTTGGATTCACGGGTTGCACACCTGTGGCAATTGATGGTTACCAAG TCCAGATTGTCCCCATTTGCAAACACTAGAGTGCGACGAGAGAGAAAGGATCTTGGAAAGACGGTTGATTTGAAGAATGGTTCCAGTTCCTACTCGAGTAAAGCAAATAAATTTGAGAGATGGTTCCAATTGATCGAGGCAGCAACATTGTCACAGAAGAACTCTTTGCTGCCTGTGAAAAAACTGAAGAATTCTTTGCTCTCAAGCCATGACTTGTGTCGGACCCTGCATGGATTTATTGTATTTGAGGTTGCATGGGCTGATGTCCGTGGTATTAACTATTTGAATGAGCTTCAG ACAGATACATCAATGGCAATAGAGGCTAAATTGATGAAACGGTGGGAGTTTGATAGTATACAAAAAGCTACAGCATCAGTTTCTGCGTGGTTCTCTGGGACACAATCTGAACAGAACCTCTTGAAGGAATATCTCAGTTCCATCATTG GAGAGGTGTTTTATGATACTCAAGAATATTTATCAATGATCGACCCTACTGATGGTGGTGACAATATTTGTATTGACATTGGGTGCGGTGAAGACGAATGCCCTGGTGACCTTGGTGGCAATTTTAACGTATACCCTGCAAATTCTGAATACAGAATGCTCACATATGACACAGCTCCGCCACCTACTGGCCTatacaagagaagaaaaataacaaactaCAATAGTGCTTGTGGGGACGTTGATGCATTTTCTGAGAAAACTCACTCTGAAATTGGTAGCACACCAAAACATAAGGGTACTTCAATTTCTGCCAGTAGTGATAGTGAAATTGCAGTTGAAGCTACCCAGTACAGGAATGTCTTGATTTTGTTCAAGTTCAATGACCCTTATCTTCCATTTATATTGAGGCCCATCATAATGTCTGATCTGCGATTACTTACGTTGGTGGAGTCGAGGCTTCCCTCTTGGGTTATTTTTCTTCAGTCATATCCAGTATTTTGCCATCTCTATCGTCCATGGATGTGTCCTCTAGCAAGAGCTCTGTATGTGCTGATTTCAATTGTCACAGTGCTTATAGGGTTTTATGACCTGTATAAAAATGTCCCGCTTCTGAAGGCTACTGCATCACGATTGTGTGGGCCCCTTGTTGACTGGATGGAAACTTGGGAGATGATTTCACGGATTAAGTACTTAGGGACTATGCTATTCCTACATAATTTTGAgaaagctattaaatggtttttaatGATTACTCGGGCTATTAGATCATTTCTTTCAGTTCTGACACAACCAATGGCTGGGCCTCTTGTTGATCTTTTTGGTTTCCTTCTCCCCATCTGGAATCTATGTCTCCAAGTAGTAGGAAGCTTTTGTTCGGTTATGTGGGTTTCAATTAGGTCTTCTTGCAGCTTAGTGGTGGACCTTGTGGAAATCTTATTCTTTCCAGTGCAGTCGATCCTTTCTTTCATATGGATCATAG GCTCCTCCATTCTGTACCCAATATTTTGGGTCATCTCGGAAGTACTTTACACACCTATCCGCCTGGTTCTTTCGATTGGAAGTTCTGTATCTTTTGTCTATTCCGCTGTATATGATTTTGTGGAAGATATTTGTCTGTCCATCAGTAGTATATTTCAGTTTGCATCGGCTTCTGAGGCAACGATGAGCACATATGAAGTTTCCATGTGGCGTTCACTTTGGAATGATCTTTTCTCCCAG GTTTTCCGTGCTCTTCGAAGCATAGTAAATGGCTTTGTTGCCTTCTTTGCAACCTGCAATAGGCACCGCTTAAG TATCTATAACCATATGCTGGAATTTCACCGGCAATTATCTTGCCTATCCCACAGATCAAGGACCCAGGACTCCAGTCATTGTAGACAGAAATTTGGAGCTCAGGATTTG TTGGGTGCAAGGAACAGCCATGTCAA ACACTCCCAGCAGACAATAGAAAAAGCACGGATGAGACTACCGCTGAGGGACATACAGGTCAATGACAGATATTAG
- the LOC122643888 gene encoding uncharacterized protein LOC122643888 isoform X2, with protein sequence MGTNGNGQCSFPLTSLQIGDLQSYLSHLSLFLPPETKKIYILVDNQPWKNLDSRVAHLWQLMVTKSRLSPFANTRVRRERKDLGKTVDLKNGSSSYSSKANKFERWFQLIEAATLSQKNSLLPVKKLKNSLLSSHDLCRTLHGFIVFEVAWADVRGINYLNELQTDTSMAIEAKLMKRWEFDSIQKATASVSAWFSGTQSEQNLLKEYLSSIIGEVFYDTQEYLSMIDPTDGGDNICIDIGCGEDECPGDLGGNFNVYPANSEYRMLTYDTAPPPTGLYKRRKITNYNSACGDVDAFSEKTHSEIGSTPKHKGTSISASSDSEIAVEATQYRNVLILFKFNDPYLPFILRPIIMSDLRLLTLVESRLPSWVIFLQSYPVFCHLYRPWMCPLARALYVLISIVTVLIGFYDLYKNVPLLKATASRLCGPLVDWMETWEMISRIKYLGTMLFLHNFEKAIKWFLMITRAIRSFLSVLTQPMAGPLVDLFGFLLPIWNLCLQVVGSFCSVMWVSIRSSCSLVVDLVEILFFPVQSILSFIWIIGSSILYPIFWVISEVLYTPIRLVLSIGSSVSFVYSAVYDFVEDICLSISSIFQFASASEATMSTYEVSMWRSLWNDLFSQVFRALRSIVNGFVAFFATCNRHRLSIYNHMLEFHRQLSCLSHRSRTQDSSHCRQKFGAQDLEQPCQTLPADNRKSTDETTAEGHTGQ encoded by the exons ATGGGGACAAACGGAAACGGCCAATGTTCCTTCCCTCTAACAAGTTTACAAATTGG GGACTTACAGTCCTATCTTTCACATCTTAGCCTTTTTCTTCCCCCTGAGACAAAAAAAATCTACATATTGGTGGACAACCAACCATGGAAAAACTTGGATTCACGGGTTGCACACCTGTGGCAATTGATGGTTACCAAG TCCAGATTGTCCCCATTTGCAAACACTAGAGTGCGACGAGAGAGAAAGGATCTTGGAAAGACGGTTGATTTGAAGAATGGTTCCAGTTCCTACTCGAGTAAAGCAAATAAATTTGAGAGATGGTTCCAATTGATCGAGGCAGCAACATTGTCACAGAAGAACTCTTTGCTGCCTGTGAAAAAACTGAAGAATTCTTTGCTCTCAAGCCATGACTTGTGTCGGACCCTGCATGGATTTATTGTATTTGAGGTTGCATGGGCTGATGTCCGTGGTATTAACTATTTGAATGAGCTTCAG ACAGATACATCAATGGCAATAGAGGCTAAATTGATGAAACGGTGGGAGTTTGATAGTATACAAAAAGCTACAGCATCAGTTTCTGCGTGGTTCTCTGGGACACAATCTGAACAGAACCTCTTGAAGGAATATCTCAGTTCCATCATTG GAGAGGTGTTTTATGATACTCAAGAATATTTATCAATGATCGACCCTACTGATGGTGGTGACAATATTTGTATTGACATTGGGTGCGGTGAAGACGAATGCCCTGGTGACCTTGGTGGCAATTTTAACGTATACCCTGCAAATTCTGAATACAGAATGCTCACATATGACACAGCTCCGCCACCTACTGGCCTatacaagagaagaaaaataacaaactaCAATAGTGCTTGTGGGGACGTTGATGCATTTTCTGAGAAAACTCACTCTGAAATTGGTAGCACACCAAAACATAAGGGTACTTCAATTTCTGCCAGTAGTGATAGTGAAATTGCAGTTGAAGCTACCCAGTACAGGAATGTCTTGATTTTGTTCAAGTTCAATGACCCTTATCTTCCATTTATATTGAGGCCCATCATAATGTCTGATCTGCGATTACTTACGTTGGTGGAGTCGAGGCTTCCCTCTTGGGTTATTTTTCTTCAGTCATATCCAGTATTTTGCCATCTCTATCGTCCATGGATGTGTCCTCTAGCAAGAGCTCTGTATGTGCTGATTTCAATTGTCACAGTGCTTATAGGGTTTTATGACCTGTATAAAAATGTCCCGCTTCTGAAGGCTACTGCATCACGATTGTGTGGGCCCCTTGTTGACTGGATGGAAACTTGGGAGATGATTTCACGGATTAAGTACTTAGGGACTATGCTATTCCTACATAATTTTGAgaaagctattaaatggtttttaatGATTACTCGGGCTATTAGATCATTTCTTTCAGTTCTGACACAACCAATGGCTGGGCCTCTTGTTGATCTTTTTGGTTTCCTTCTCCCCATCTGGAATCTATGTCTCCAAGTAGTAGGAAGCTTTTGTTCGGTTATGTGGGTTTCAATTAGGTCTTCTTGCAGCTTAGTGGTGGACCTTGTGGAAATCTTATTCTTTCCAGTGCAGTCGATCCTTTCTTTCATATGGATCATAG GCTCCTCCATTCTGTACCCAATATTTTGGGTCATCTCGGAAGTACTTTACACACCTATCCGCCTGGTTCTTTCGATTGGAAGTTCTGTATCTTTTGTCTATTCCGCTGTATATGATTTTGTGGAAGATATTTGTCTGTCCATCAGTAGTATATTTCAGTTTGCATCGGCTTCTGAGGCAACGATGAGCACATATGAAGTTTCCATGTGGCGTTCACTTTGGAATGATCTTTTCTCCCAG GTTTTCCGTGCTCTTCGAAGCATAGTAAATGGCTTTGTTGCCTTCTTTGCAACCTGCAATAGGCACCGCTTAAG TATCTATAACCATATGCTGGAATTTCACCGGCAATTATCTTGCCTATCCCACAGATCAAGGACCCAGGACTCCAGTCATTGTAGACAGAAATTTGGAGCTCAGGATTTG GAACAGCCATGTCAA ACACTCCCAGCAGACAATAGAAAAAGCACGGATGAGACTACCGCTGAGGGACATACAGGTCAATGA
- the LOC122641424 gene encoding small ubiquitin-related modifier 1-like: MSAVTNQEEDKKPTDQSVAHINLKVKGQDGNEVFFRIKRSTQLRKLMNAYCDRQSVELNSIAFLFDGRRLRGEQTPDELEMEDGDEIDAMLHQTGGATA; this comes from the exons atgtcGGCTGTAACGAACCAAGAGGAAGACAAGAAGCCCACCGATCAGTCGGTGGCTCACATCAATCTCAAGGTCAAGGGTCAG GATGGAAATGAAGTGTTCTTTAGGATCAAGAGAAGCACTCAGCTGCGGAAGCTCATGAATGCATACTGTGATCGACAATCTGTGGAGCTCAACTCAATTGCATTTTTGTTTGATGGCCGTCGTCTCCGAGGAGAACAGACTCCTGATGAG CTTGAGATGGAAGATGGGGATGAGATTGACGCAATGCTGCACCAGACAGGTGGTGCAACTGCCTAG